A region from the Kribbella shirazensis genome encodes:
- a CDS encoding DinB family protein, translated as MTEFKEQNLAGARFEESTLRDAVFHDVDLAGATFDNVDLSGATIRGARLVDVTLDGEIRNLKVWGIDVLPLIDAELNRRYPGRERMRPANADGYREAWDLLEQLWGETVAKARRLRPELLHESVDGEWSFIETLRHLVFATDAWVRRAVLGEPAPWDPLDLPHDEMHDTPPVPRDRAARPSLDEVLVLRAQRMAIVRALLANLTDERLPERTTPVAGPGYPASESYVVSDCLDTVLGEEFEHRRYAERDLATLAARTVGAGS; from the coding sequence GTGACTGAGTTCAAGGAGCAGAACCTGGCGGGAGCGCGGTTCGAGGAATCGACGCTGCGTGACGCGGTGTTCCACGACGTCGACCTGGCGGGCGCCACGTTCGACAACGTCGACCTCAGTGGCGCGACGATCCGTGGCGCACGGCTGGTCGACGTCACGCTCGACGGCGAGATCCGGAACCTGAAGGTCTGGGGGATCGACGTCCTGCCGCTGATCGACGCCGAGCTGAACCGCCGGTACCCGGGCCGCGAGCGGATGCGCCCGGCGAACGCCGACGGCTACCGCGAGGCGTGGGACCTGCTCGAGCAGCTGTGGGGCGAGACCGTGGCGAAGGCCCGTCGTCTCCGCCCGGAGCTGCTGCACGAATCGGTGGACGGCGAGTGGTCGTTCATCGAGACACTGCGCCATCTCGTGTTCGCCACCGATGCCTGGGTACGGCGTGCGGTCCTCGGCGAGCCCGCTCCGTGGGACCCGCTGGATCTGCCCCACGACGAGATGCACGACACCCCGCCGGTACCGCGGGACCGTGCCGCACGCCCGTCGCTGGACGAGGTCCTCGTACTGCGGGCTCAGCGGATGGCGATCGTCCGGGCGCTCCTCGCGAACCTCACCGACGAGCGCCTGCCCGAGCGGACGACGCCGGTCGCCGGGCCCGGCTACCCGGCGTCCGAGAGCTACGTGGTCAGCGATTGCCTCGACACGGTCCTCGGTGAGGAGTTCGAGCACCGCCGGTACGCCGAGCGCGACCTCGCGACACTGGCCGCGAGAACTGTCGGCGCAGGGTCCTAG
- a CDS encoding VOC family protein, whose product MEAELRDWRKLAQSWHARFLTEKYVDGTRFVQAVGEACSSADVVPELRLGATFVDVASRDEALAERISAIAAEHGLTADPTAVAQLEIGLDTAELVAIGPFWAAVLTGSTDSFTGNDIFDPTCRVANLWFQGTTPHETPRQRFHLDLWLPPEVVPGRIEAAIAAGGKVVYDEEAPAFIVLADPQGNKVCLCTSEGR is encoded by the coding sequence ATGGAGGCTGAGTTGCGGGACTGGCGGAAGCTTGCGCAGTCGTGGCATGCGCGATTCCTGACCGAGAAGTACGTCGACGGCACCCGCTTCGTGCAGGCGGTGGGGGAGGCGTGCTCGAGTGCTGACGTCGTACCCGAACTGCGGCTCGGCGCGACGTTCGTGGACGTCGCGAGCCGGGACGAGGCGCTGGCGGAGCGGATCAGTGCGATCGCGGCGGAGCACGGTCTGACAGCGGACCCGACGGCCGTGGCGCAGCTCGAGATCGGTCTGGACACGGCGGAGCTCGTGGCGATCGGGCCGTTCTGGGCGGCGGTCCTGACCGGCAGCACCGATTCGTTCACCGGGAACGACATCTTCGACCCGACCTGCCGGGTCGCGAACCTCTGGTTCCAGGGCACGACGCCGCACGAGACGCCACGCCAGCGGTTCCACCTCGATCTCTGGCTGCCGCCGGAGGTCGTCCCGGGGCGGATCGAGGCTGCAATCGCGGCCGGCGGGAAGGTCGTGTACGACGAGGAGGCGCCGGCCTTCATCGTGCTCGCGGACCCGCAGGGCAACAAGGTCTGCCTGTGTACGTCGGAGGGCCGCTAA
- a CDS encoding small ribosomal subunit Rsm22 family protein, protein MSSVDTQLHAALARAVRGVPYDDLRRRVTALSERYRSEQVDDTAPGMTDALDALAYAVVRMPATFRALHAALATAERHVDASFATHLDIGGGTGAAAWAAASHWPAITTEVVERQPAAIRLGRQLAAGNFPRDWRWTTSDLRSWTVGGPVDLVTIGYVLNELTDEARRDLIRGVTRSATTIVLVEPGTPRDHRRILEARDLLIEHGFRIAAPCPHQGPCPVDWCHFAARLPRTELHRTLKDGTRNFEDEKFTYVVATRGPIRPAPARVIARPLHPKNRVVLDLCTSTGTAQRAVVPKSSESYRTARSTTWGDAWT, encoded by the coding sequence ATGTCCTCCGTGGACACCCAACTTCATGCTGCCCTCGCACGTGCTGTCCGCGGCGTGCCGTACGACGACCTTCGCCGACGGGTGACGGCGCTCTCAGAGCGCTACCGCAGCGAACAGGTCGACGACACCGCGCCCGGAATGACCGATGCCCTCGACGCCCTCGCGTACGCCGTCGTCCGCATGCCGGCCACCTTCCGCGCCCTCCACGCGGCCCTCGCAACAGCCGAGCGTCATGTGGACGCGTCCTTCGCCACCCACCTCGACATCGGCGGCGGGACAGGAGCCGCGGCGTGGGCGGCCGCGTCGCACTGGCCGGCCATCACCACAGAGGTCGTCGAACGTCAGCCGGCCGCGATCCGTCTCGGCCGGCAACTTGCCGCCGGCAACTTCCCACGCGACTGGCGGTGGACGACCTCCGACCTTCGGTCCTGGACCGTGGGTGGCCCGGTGGATCTCGTCACGATCGGGTACGTGCTCAACGAACTCACCGACGAGGCCCGCCGTGATCTGATCCGCGGCGTGACCAGGTCCGCGACCACGATCGTCCTCGTCGAACCAGGCACCCCACGCGACCACCGCCGCATCCTCGAGGCCCGTGACCTCCTGATCGAGCACGGCTTCCGGATCGCTGCGCCCTGCCCGCACCAAGGACCGTGCCCGGTCGACTGGTGCCACTTCGCCGCGCGCCTGCCCCGCACCGAACTCCATCGCACCCTCAAGGACGGCACCCGGAACTTCGAGGACGAGAAGTTCACGTACGTCGTCGCAACACGCGGCCCGATCCGCCCGGCGCCGGCGCGGGTGATCGCCCGCCCGCTCCACCCGAAGAACCGGGTCGTGCTCGACCTGTGCACGTCAACGGGCACCGCGCAGCGAGCCGTCGTACCGAAGTCCTCCGAGTCGTACCGCACAGCACGCAGCACGACCTGGGGTGATGCCTGGACCTAA
- a CDS encoding LacI family DNA-binding transcriptional regulator codes for MSSRAPGAEPAAPTITNVAALAGVSRATVSRAFSNPRVLRPETVTRVREIAAELGYVPNPTAKALSTGRHGLLAMIVPDIANPFFPPMIGAAQGRAETAGLALLLGNTDEDPAREHTMVSTLTAQADGFVLAASRMTERQIRSLADRRPVVLVNRDLSGLPRVLVDSADGVRAAVEHLAELGHTRIAYLAGPTRSWANTQRKKSVKRAAERAGVEAIMLPGRVSSYEAGMQAAPDLLETGATAAVAFDDVLAHGIMAGLAQHGISVPGDISLVGCDDVLKAQVYPPLTTVSSHAADAGAAAVDLLVQHLADPASPERRVLLGTSLIIRATTVTPH; via the coding sequence ATGTCCTCACGCGCGCCGGGTGCGGAGCCCGCGGCGCCGACCATCACCAACGTGGCGGCGCTCGCGGGCGTTTCGCGTGCGACCGTCTCGCGGGCCTTCAGCAACCCGCGGGTACTGCGTCCCGAGACGGTGACCCGCGTGCGCGAGATCGCGGCCGAGCTCGGCTACGTACCGAACCCGACGGCCAAGGCGCTCTCGACCGGACGCCACGGGCTGCTCGCCATGATCGTCCCCGACATCGCCAACCCGTTCTTCCCGCCGATGATCGGTGCCGCGCAGGGACGCGCCGAGACCGCCGGACTCGCGCTGCTGCTCGGAAACACCGACGAGGACCCGGCGCGTGAGCACACGATGGTGAGCACGCTGACCGCGCAGGCCGACGGCTTCGTGCTCGCCGCGAGCCGGATGACCGAACGGCAGATCCGCAGCCTCGCGGACCGGCGTCCGGTCGTGCTCGTCAACCGCGATCTGTCCGGTCTGCCGCGCGTCCTGGTCGACAGCGCGGACGGCGTCCGTGCCGCGGTCGAGCATCTGGCCGAGCTCGGCCACACGCGCATCGCCTATCTGGCCGGGCCGACCCGGTCGTGGGCGAACACGCAACGCAAGAAGTCGGTGAAACGCGCCGCCGAACGGGCCGGCGTCGAGGCGATCATGCTTCCGGGCCGGGTCTCCAGCTACGAGGCCGGGATGCAGGCGGCGCCGGACCTGCTGGAGACCGGCGCCACCGCGGCCGTTGCCTTCGACGACGTTCTTGCCCACGGCATCATGGCCGGCCTGGCCCAGCACGGGATTTCCGTCCCGGGCGACATCAGCCTCGTGGGCTGCGACGACGTCTTGAAGGCACAGGTCTACCCGCCGCTCACGACCGTCTCCTCCCACGCAGCCGACGCCGGCGCGGCAGCCGTCGACCTCCTCGTCCAGCACCTCGCAGACCCCGCCTCACCCGAGCGACGCGTCCTGCTCGGCACATCACTCATCATCCGAGCCACCACCGTCACCCCGCACTAG
- a CDS encoding GNAT family N-acetyltransferase has protein sequence MPEFRAAGADDLGGILALYRQLHPADPPVPAARDIFTTILGTSGLHLFVLEEDTEIVATTYLNVIPNLTRGGSPYAVIENVVVDAGRRGKGLGKQIMAATVQAAWDAGCYKAMLQTGSRTAATHAFYRRCGFSPDEKTAYVCHPA, from the coding sequence ATGCCTGAGTTCCGGGCCGCCGGCGCCGACGACCTGGGCGGGATCCTCGCCCTCTACCGCCAGCTCCACCCGGCGGACCCGCCGGTGCCGGCGGCCCGGGACATCTTCACGACGATTCTCGGCACGTCCGGGCTGCACCTGTTCGTGCTCGAGGAGGACACGGAGATCGTCGCGACGACCTACCTCAACGTGATCCCGAATCTCACCCGCGGCGGATCGCCGTACGCCGTCATCGAGAACGTCGTCGTCGACGCCGGCCGCCGCGGCAAGGGCCTCGGGAAGCAGATCATGGCGGCCACCGTGCAGGCGGCCTGGGACGCCGGCTGCTACAAGGCCATGCTCCAGACGGGGTCGCGCACGGCGGCGACGCACGCGTTCTACCGCCGGTGTGGGTTCTCGCCCGACGAGAAGACGGCGTACGTCTGCCACCCGGCCTGA
- a CDS encoding alpha/beta hydrolase produces MSKQTGYADINGLRMYYEIHGSGGTPLVLLHGGLFNIDLQFGELLEGLSAGRQVIAADFQGHGYTNDIDRPLGTPALASDVVALLEQLDVPQADVFGFSVGGAVALYLAIKHSELVRKAVISSVSFHPSGDRAENTDAVGEMKVEMIAGTPMESDYLAKSPHPDHEHLQTLLTKLGAYDRGTEGWSDDDIRGIAAPTLLTFGDADAVKLEHVVRFHQLRGGDVNGDFVGVPASQLAIFPGTTHFTGLARTPLVLDTVTTFLDA; encoded by the coding sequence GTGAGCAAGCAGACTGGGTACGCCGACATCAACGGGCTGCGGATGTACTACGAGATCCACGGGTCCGGGGGTACGCCGCTGGTGTTGTTGCACGGTGGACTGTTCAACATCGACCTGCAGTTCGGGGAGCTGCTGGAAGGGCTGTCCGCCGGGCGGCAGGTGATCGCGGCGGACTTCCAGGGGCATGGGTACACGAACGACATCGACCGGCCGTTGGGTACGCCGGCGTTGGCGTCCGACGTGGTGGCGCTGCTGGAGCAGCTCGACGTACCGCAAGCCGACGTGTTCGGGTTCAGCGTCGGCGGGGCCGTCGCGCTCTACCTCGCGATCAAGCACTCGGAGCTCGTCCGCAAGGCTGTCATCTCCTCGGTCTCGTTCCACCCGTCCGGGGACCGCGCGGAGAACACGGACGCGGTCGGCGAGATGAAGGTCGAGATGATCGCCGGTACGCCGATGGAGTCGGACTACCTGGCGAAGTCGCCGCACCCTGACCACGAGCACCTGCAGACGCTGCTCACCAAGCTCGGCGCGTACGACCGCGGCACCGAAGGCTGGAGCGACGACGACATCCGCGGCATCGCGGCGCCGACGCTGCTGACGTTCGGGGACGCGGACGCGGTGAAGCTCGAACACGTCGTCCGCTTCCACCAGCTCCGCGGCGGCGACGTGAACGGCGACTTCGTCGGCGTACCCGCTTCGCAGCTGGCGATCTTCCCGGGCACCACCCACTTCACCGGGCTCGCTCGCACTCCTCTGGTCCTGGACACCGTGACCACCTTCCTCGATGCCTGA
- a CDS encoding helix-turn-helix domain-containing protein, whose product MHTVALATAGHLLHFELGIAYEIFGNPPPGVGEWYDVRLCGPRPMQVGPFLVEPEDGLDWLTRADTMLVPAIADVDEPPPADLVDAVRAAHQAGARIASFCTGAFVLGAAGLLDGRRATTHWGHTDVLSERYPAALVDPDVLYTDNGSVLTAAGKAAAVDLCLHLVHLDHGATTANTVARRLVVPPHRAGGQAQFVSTPLQLSGDHSLAHLLAWAQERLDQPLTVTDLARRANTSPRHLGRQFRSITGQTPLQWLLTQRVRRAQQLLESTDDGIEQVAAATGLGTATSLRRHFQRVVGVPPTSYRRSFRNT is encoded by the coding sequence ATGCACACCGTGGCGCTCGCGACCGCCGGGCACTTGCTGCACTTCGAGCTCGGGATCGCCTACGAGATCTTCGGCAACCCACCGCCGGGAGTCGGCGAGTGGTACGACGTACGCCTGTGCGGGCCGCGGCCGATGCAGGTCGGACCGTTCCTCGTCGAGCCCGAGGACGGGCTGGACTGGCTGACCCGCGCCGACACCATGCTGGTACCGGCGATCGCGGACGTCGACGAACCACCGCCCGCCGACCTGGTGGACGCTGTCCGGGCGGCGCATCAGGCAGGCGCCCGGATCGCATCCTTCTGTACGGGCGCCTTCGTGCTCGGTGCCGCCGGGTTGCTCGACGGCAGGCGGGCAACGACGCACTGGGGACACACCGACGTGCTGAGCGAGCGGTATCCGGCGGCATTGGTCGATCCGGACGTTCTCTACACCGACAACGGGAGCGTGCTGACCGCGGCAGGGAAGGCGGCGGCGGTGGATCTGTGTCTGCACCTGGTTCACCTCGATCACGGCGCGACGACCGCGAACACGGTCGCGCGGCGTCTCGTCGTACCGCCGCATCGCGCCGGTGGGCAGGCGCAGTTCGTGTCGACGCCGTTGCAACTCAGCGGCGATCACTCGCTCGCGCATTTGCTCGCGTGGGCGCAGGAACGTCTGGATCAGCCGCTGACCGTCACCGACCTCGCGCGACGGGCGAACACCAGCCCGCGGCACCTCGGTCGCCAGTTCCGTTCGATCACCGGTCAGACGCCGCTGCAATGGTTGCTGACGCAGCGGGTTCGCCGGGCACAGCAGCTGCTCGAATCGACCGACGACGGCATCGAGCAGGTCGCCGCCGCGACCGGCCTCGGCACCGCCACGTCGTTGCGCCGCCACTTCCAGCGCGTCGTCGGCGTACCGCCGACCTCCTACCGGCGATCCTTCCGCAACACGTAG
- a CDS encoding saccharopine dehydrogenase NADP-binding domain-containing protein — protein sequence MNAIVVYGATGHTGRFVVEELLRQQLPTAVSGRNAAALAAQWGDLDVRPAAVDDPHALDQALKNAAAVINCAGPFASTAEPLIEAAARQRIPYVDVAAEIEANAATFARRSDTPVVPAMAFYGGLGDLLTTAVLGERTSATDVHVGYGLSSWYPTPGTRVAGRVSHDRRNGRRVRFAGGRLQYHDDPPVQQDWTFPEPLGRRRVIAEFSMADIVTIPSHLAVPEVRTYMTLEAAGDLADADTPAPVAVDEHGRSDQAFVVDVRVGGELRATATGQDIYAITAPLAVGAVRRILAGETRSSGVASAGAMFDAVDFLKELPLTLDLS from the coding sequence ATGAACGCAATCGTCGTGTACGGCGCCACCGGTCACACCGGCCGTTTCGTCGTCGAGGAACTCCTACGTCAGCAGCTCCCGACCGCCGTCTCGGGCCGCAACGCGGCGGCACTCGCAGCGCAGTGGGGAGACCTCGACGTCCGACCGGCCGCGGTCGACGACCCGCACGCCCTCGACCAGGCCCTGAAGAACGCGGCGGCCGTGATCAACTGTGCCGGTCCGTTCGCCAGCACGGCCGAACCACTGATCGAGGCCGCCGCCCGGCAGCGGATCCCGTACGTCGACGTCGCCGCAGAGATCGAGGCGAACGCGGCCACGTTCGCCAGGCGCAGTGACACACCGGTCGTGCCGGCGATGGCGTTCTACGGCGGGCTCGGCGACCTGCTGACGACCGCGGTACTGGGGGAGCGGACCTCCGCCACCGACGTGCACGTCGGGTACGGGCTCAGCAGTTGGTACCCGACTCCGGGCACCCGGGTCGCCGGCCGGGTATCGCATGACCGGCGCAACGGTCGCCGGGTGCGGTTCGCCGGCGGCCGGTTGCAGTATCACGACGACCCGCCGGTCCAGCAGGACTGGACGTTCCCCGAGCCGCTCGGCCGGCGGCGCGTGATCGCCGAGTTCAGCATGGCCGACATCGTCACGATCCCGAGTCATCTCGCCGTGCCCGAGGTACGCACTTACATGACCCTCGAGGCCGCGGGAGACCTGGCGGACGCGGACACGCCGGCGCCGGTGGCAGTCGACGAGCACGGCCGCTCGGACCAGGCCTTCGTGGTGGACGTGCGGGTCGGCGGCGAACTGCGGGCCACGGCCACGGGCCAGGACATCTACGCGATCACGGCACCGCTCGCGGTCGGCGCCGTACGGCGGATCCTCGCCGGCGAGACGCGGTCGTCCGGGGTGGCGTCGGCCGGCGCGATGTTCGACGCCGTCGACTTCCTCAAGGAGTTACCGCTGACGCTCGATCTGTCGTAA
- a CDS encoding endonuclease/exonuclease/phosphatase family protein yields MRRSVGIGIAGLLPWAWFVVRDGLGVVTDVAAIVLPMLAVVTAVLVGVLWRRHRAAVVFAVSTLLMGVVATFTPWIPHGTGTVDSARAVRIAAANIGSGELDGADTLLALRADVLVVSEIGPPLTGRLSESYPEHVAYWKGPSIGVFSRWPLTVLEQPGPDLPGYVVRVHAPSGEFDLIAAHVPRPWWTSGGSTYDSSTDDGTPYQATVAEHHRLIEQLADRAARDDRPVVVAGDLNATDRGRDYRALTDHLHDAMLDSWGRPSQIGKWAALAVRIDHLLVKPGWCSDDNDWYPIPASDHHGLISTIGPCA; encoded by the coding sequence GTGCGGCGGTCAGTGGGGATTGGGATCGCCGGGTTGTTGCCGTGGGCATGGTTTGTGGTGCGGGACGGGCTTGGTGTGGTCACGGATGTGGCCGCGATCGTGCTGCCGATGCTTGCGGTGGTGACTGCTGTGCTGGTGGGGGTTCTGTGGCGGCGGCACCGGGCGGCAGTTGTGTTCGCGGTGTCGACGCTGCTCATGGGAGTCGTCGCGACGTTCACGCCGTGGATCCCGCACGGCACCGGCACGGTCGATTCGGCTCGCGCTGTCCGGATCGCGGCCGCGAACATCGGGAGCGGCGAGCTCGACGGGGCCGACACCCTGCTCGCACTGCGCGCCGACGTCCTCGTCGTCTCCGAGATCGGCCCACCGCTGACCGGGCGGCTCTCCGAGTCGTACCCGGAGCATGTCGCCTACTGGAAGGGCCCATCGATCGGCGTCTTCAGCCGCTGGCCGCTGACCGTGCTCGAGCAGCCGGGGCCGGACCTGCCCGGATACGTGGTGCGGGTGCACGCGCCATCGGGGGAGTTCGACCTGATCGCGGCGCACGTCCCGCGTCCGTGGTGGACGTCCGGCGGATCGACGTACGACAGCTCGACCGACGACGGGACGCCGTACCAGGCGACCGTCGCCGAGCATCACCGCCTGATCGAACAGCTCGCGGACCGCGCCGCGCGCGACGACCGTCCCGTCGTGGTGGCCGGCGACCTCAACGCCACCGACCGCGGCCGCGACTACCGCGCCCTCACCGACCACCTGCACGACGCGATGCTGGACAGCTGGGGCCGCCCCTCCCAGATCGGGAAATGGGCAGCACTGGCGGTCCGCATCGACCACCTGCTCGTGAAACCCGGCTGGTGCTCCGACGACAACGACTGGTACCCGATCCCCGCGTCGGACCATCATGGCCTGATCTCGACGATCGGACCGTGCGCATGA
- a CDS encoding helix-turn-helix domain-containing protein, with amino-acid sequence MSSGTTDEQRLQDLARLRRVKDRIDREYAQPLDVEALARGAHMSSGHLSREFKRAYGESPYGYLMTRRIERAMMLLRRGGMSVTDVCFAVGCQSLGTFSTRFTELVGMPPSVYKEHAQDATLGIPSCVAKQVTRPIRNREATPAPGT; translated from the coding sequence GTGAGTAGCGGTACGACGGACGAGCAGCGCCTGCAGGACCTGGCGCGGCTGCGGCGTGTGAAGGACCGGATCGACCGCGAGTACGCGCAGCCGCTGGACGTCGAGGCGCTCGCCCGGGGTGCGCACATGTCGTCCGGGCACCTGAGCCGCGAGTTCAAGCGCGCTTACGGAGAGTCGCCGTACGGGTATCTGATGACGCGGCGGATCGAGCGCGCGATGATGCTGCTGCGGCGCGGCGGGATGAGCGTCACCGACGTCTGCTTCGCGGTCGGCTGCCAGTCGCTCGGTACCTTCAGCACCCGGTTCACCGAGCTGGTCGGGATGCCGCCGAGCGTCTACAAGGAGCACGCGCAGGACGCGACCCTCGGCATTCCGTCGTGTGTCGCGAAACAGGTGACGCGACCGATCAGGAATCGAGAAGCAACTCCGGCGCCCGGCACGTAG
- a CDS encoding VOC family protein, translated as MEIKIHASFLPHSDPEESVKFYRDILGFEVRTDVGYEGMRWITVGPAGQPDTSIVLYPPAADPGRTDDERRTIAEMMAKGTFATIVLQTDDIDGLFERLQATDAEVIQEPVDQPYGVRDCAFRDPAGNHIRINQAS; from the coding sequence ATGGAGATCAAGATTCACGCCAGCTTCCTGCCGCACAGCGACCCCGAGGAGTCGGTGAAGTTCTACCGCGACATCCTCGGCTTCGAGGTCCGCACCGACGTCGGGTACGAGGGCATGCGCTGGATCACGGTCGGCCCGGCCGGCCAGCCGGACACCTCGATCGTGCTCTACCCGCCGGCCGCGGACCCCGGGCGGACCGACGACGAGCGCCGGACCATCGCCGAGATGATGGCCAAGGGCACGTTCGCGACCATCGTGCTGCAGACCGACGACATCGACGGCCTGTTCGAGCGCCTGCAGGCCACCGACGCCGAGGTGATCCAGGAGCCGGTCGACCAGCCGTACGGCGTCCGCGACTGCGCGTTCCGGGATCCGGCCGGCAACCACATCCGGATCAACCAGGCTTCCTGA